The window CAATAGATTTAAGAATAGATTTTAGTAATGTTTTTAatagtttctttctttttagaatttttttaatagtttcttattcttcttcaaaTATATGTATTCTTTAGCTTAGTAACATTGATTTTGCGGAAACCATCCAAAGCTTTTAAGTACCTTCAAAGAGAGGCTTATTATCTTTTTGAATGGCTTTTGAAAATTTAACTCTCGACTTCTTCAACCCTTCTTTGAAGACCGGCGACTATGACCAGCTTAACGAGGACACAGTAACGGTAAGTGTTCCCAAAATACTCAATAAACCATCAAGACATAAAAGCCAACATTCGACCTCTACGTAGATCTCATCTTTTCAAATCATCATAACTTTTGTcttaggataagaaaaaaaaaagagagacaacCATCAACTAGAGAAAACACTATTAAGAGAGTGAAGAAACAATCACTGGCTTGGTGAACGGTCTTCGTACTCCTCCTCACGCTGGCTGCGGTTTCTAGCTGGTATAGGTGTGTTGCTCCTCTTTCTCTTAGGGCTGCGGCTTCTGGCTGGTATAGGTGTGTTGCTCCGCTTTCTCTTAGGGCTGCTTCTGGTTGGTATAGGTGTGTTGCTCCTCCTCTTTCTCCTTGGGCTGCGGCCTCTGGCTGGTACAGGTGTGTTGCTCCTGCTTCTCCTCGGGCTTGGACTACGGCTTACGTTTCTTCTCGGACTAGGGCTAATGCTTCTTCCTGGACTTGGGCTACGGCTTATGCTGCGTCTCTTACTTCTAGCTGGAGTTACACTGCGACCCCTGGAGCCATTGTAGGCGGGTGAGCGCGAGTATGACCTCCCTCTAGCATATCGTTCTTCCCTGGGAGAGATAGACCTACGAcaacagagagagagatggtgagCATTAAAAAGGTTAATCGAGTGGAAAATGTTAGTTAGTGTAATGGAGATCAGACAAAAACCTTGAGTGATGTCTTGTAGAGGGAGGAGAATAATAATCACCACTCCGTGATCGAGATCTACCACGTCGAGGTGGAGGAGAGCGAGAGTAGTAACGAGGGGGACTACGCCTCCTGTCTCGAGACCTGATGCTCCTACCAACACAAAAGGTCAGGTTATTGGCATCGCTCTACATTAAGGACTCTTATTGATAAacagaaacattaaaaaagagaaagatcaatGTACCTTCCTCCACCACGCTCCCTTGCTCTCATTTCAGTCGGTTTCTTCCTGTTCTCTTCTGCAAACACAACAGTCAGCTCACGCCCAAGTAGATGGTAACCATCCATTTGATATTTTGCCTCCGCAGCATCAGCAGGATCCACAAACTGTACGAAACCAAACCCTCGCGGATCTCTgcatattgaaaaaaaaacaggatcTCAGACTAAGAACCAAACATACAAAATGACAGACATAGATGCACCacttgtttgacaaaaaaaaaaaaaaagatgcacCACTTTACAACACAAGCCTGTTAAGGGAC is drawn from Brassica rapa cultivar Chiifu-401-42 chromosome A05, CAAS_Brap_v3.01, whole genome shotgun sequence and contains these coding sequences:
- the LOC103829790 gene encoding serine/arginine-rich SC35-like splicing factor SCL33 isoform X1 gives rise to the protein MRGRSYTPSPPRGSYGRRDRRSPSPRGGGRYGGARSLDLPTSLLVRNLRHDCRQEDLRRSFEQFGPLKDIYMPRDYYTGDPRGFGFVQFVDPADAAEAKYQMDGYHLLGRELTVVFAEENRKKPTEMRARERGGGRSIRSRDRRRSPPRYYSRSPPPRRGRSRSRSGDYYSPPSTRHHSRSISPREERYARGRSYSRSPAYNGSRGRSVTPARSKRRSISRSPSPGRSISPSPRRNVSRSPSPRRSRSNTPVPARGRSPRRKRRSNTPIPTRSSPKRKRSNTPIPARSRSPKRKRSNTPIPARNRSQREEEYEDRSPSQ
- the LOC103829790 gene encoding serine/arginine-rich SC35-like splicing factor SCL33 isoform X2; this encodes MRGRSYTPSPPRGSYGRRDRRSPSPRGGGRYGGARSLDLPTSLLVRNLRHDCRQEDLRRSFEQFGPLKDIYMPRDYYTGDPRGFGFVQFVDPADAAEAKYQMDGYHLLGRELTVVFAEENRKKPTEMRARERGGGRSRDRRRSPPRYYSRSPPPRRGRSRSRSGDYYSPPSTRHHSRSISPREERYARGRSYSRSPAYNGSRGRSVTPARSKRRSISRSPSPGRSISPSPRRNVSRSPSPRRSRSNTPVPARGRSPRRKRRSNTPIPTRSSPKRKRSNTPIPARSRSPKRKRSNTPIPARNRSQREEEYEDRSPSQ